From Elephas maximus indicus isolate mEleMax1 chromosome 1, mEleMax1 primary haplotype, whole genome shotgun sequence, a single genomic window includes:
- the LOC126077690 gene encoding olfactory receptor 2W1-like: MDKNNYTSLHGFILLGFSDHPKLEMVLSGVVTIFYLITLVGNTTIIVASLLDSHLRTPMYFFLRNLSFLDLCFTTSVIPQMLVNLWGPDKTISYVGCVIHLYVNMCLGSAECLLLAVMSYDRFTAICKPLHYLVIMKPHLCLKMIIMVWGISLACSAILCTLTLNLPRCRNNLLDHFLCELPAMVKIACTDTTTVEMSVFALGIVIVLSPLLLILISYGYISQAVLRMKSKAGQRKAINTCGSHLTVVFLFYVTVIYMYLQPGSSASKDQGKFLTLFYAIVTPSLNPLIYTLRNKDMKDALKKLVRVAYQSTNMKRKWKS, encoded by the coding sequence ATGGACAAAAACAACTATACTTCTCTACATGGTTTTATTCTGCTCGGCTTCTCTGATCATCCCAAACTGGAGATGGTCCTGTCAGGAGTTGTCACTATCTTCTACTTAATTACGTTGGTGGGTAACACAACCATCATTGTTGCATCTCTCCTGGACTCCCATCTGCGCACAccaatgtattttttcctcaggAATTTATCTTTCCTAGATCTGTGTTTTACCACCAGCGTCATACCTCAGATGCTGGTTAACTTGTGGGGCCCTGATAAGACCATCAGCTATGTGGGTTGTGTCATTCACCTCTATGTTAATATGTGTTTGGGCTCCGCTGAGTGCCTTCTCCTGGCTGTCATGTCCTATGATCGTTTTACAGCTATTTGTAAGCCCTTGCATTATTTGGTAATCATGAAGCCACATCTTTGTCTCAAGATGATCATCATGGTTTGGGGTATTAGTTTGGCCTGTTCTGCAATATTATGTACACTCACACTGAATTTGCCTAGGTGTAGAAACAACCTTCTGGATCATTTCTTGTGTGAGTTGCCAGCTATGGTCAAAATAGCATGTACAGACACCACAACTGTTGAAATGTCTGTTTTTGCTTTAGGAATTGTCATTGTCCTTTCACCCCTCCTCCTTATTCTTATATCCTATGGTTACATTTCCCAAGCTGTGCTGAGAATGAAGTCAAAAGCAGGccaaagaaaagcaattaataCCTGTGGATCTCATCTCACTGTGGTGTTCCTCTTCTATGTAACAGTCATCTACATGTACCTACAGCCAGGTAGCAGTGCCTCCAAAGACCAGGGCAAGTTCCTCACCCTCTTTTACGCCATCGTCACTCCAAGTCTGAACCCCCTCATCTACACCTTGAGGAATAAGGATATGAAAGATGCACTGAAGAAGTTGGTGAGAGTTGCCTATCAATCTACAAATatgaagaggaaatggaaatcaTAG